One Geoalkalibacter sp. DNA window includes the following coding sequences:
- a CDS encoding gamma carbonic anhydrase family protein has translation MLIPFFDAVPRLEGEVFIEESARVIGDVQIGHQSSLWFNVVVRGDVNFIRIGERTNIQDGSVIHVTRGTHPTILGNDVTVGHKVALHGCTIGDRCLIGIGAIILDGAVIGDDCLIAAGSVVAPGTHIPPGHLALGSPARVKRALGEKEIEHLKLSADNYIGYMNQYLSLRKNR, from the coding sequence ATGTTGATTCCTTTTTTTGACGCCGTGCCCCGCCTCGAAGGGGAGGTCTTTATCGAGGAAAGCGCCCGCGTGATCGGCGATGTCCAGATCGGTCATCAGTCAAGTCTCTGGTTCAACGTCGTGGTGCGCGGCGATGTCAACTTCATCCGCATCGGCGAGCGCACCAATATTCAGGACGGCAGCGTCATCCACGTCACGCGCGGAACTCATCCGACCATTCTCGGCAATGATGTCACCGTCGGCCATAAGGTGGCCCTGCACGGTTGCACCATCGGCGATCGCTGCCTGATCGGCATCGGCGCCATCATTCTCGACGGCGCGGTGATCGGGGATGATTGTCTGATCGCCGCGGGCTCCGTGGTTGCACCCGGCACGCACATTCCCCCGGGGCATCTGGCGCTGGGCAGTCCGGCTCGCGTCAAGCGAGCCCTTGGCGAGAAGGAAATTGAGCATCTGAAGCTCTCCGCCGACAACTACATCGGGTACATGAACCAGTATTTGTCCCTGCGAAAAAACCGCTGA
- the iorA gene encoding indolepyruvate ferredoxin oxidoreductase subunit alpha — protein MDKTILSGNEAFARGAFEAGVKVASAYPGTPSTEILENIAHHYPSIDSSWAPNEKVSLEVAIGASFGGARALCTMKHVGVNVAADPLFTLSYTGVRGGLVLIVADDPELHSSQNEQDSRHYARFAKVPMFEPSDSEEARAFTRLAFEASEQFDTPVMVRSTTRISHSKSIVYPQAPVEGLPAPSLARDPAKLVMLPGNARKRHYFVEERLAKMAEWSCAQAFNRIEKGKGDVGVITAGVAYQYAKEVLPEAHVLKIGLVHPLPKQLIRDFAARCKTLYVIEELDPFIEEQVRAMGIAVHGKDQLPICGELTPGRVAAGLLKKEIPQGHTPSETLPQRPPNMCPGCPHRGVFYQLNRLKAYVTGDIGCYTLGFMPPLSAMDTCVCMGASIGNATGISKVLPPEDQKKVVAVIGDSTFLHTGINGLIDMVYNGSTATVIILDNSTTGMTGRQDHPGTGYSLKGDPSYQVDLEALCRSVGVKHVYTIDPYGLEETRELIKREMERPETSVIITRRACMLHKRDLIQRKPPLFVDADKCTACKACLKLGCPAIKWNPSAGTKGQAEIDKLICVGCEVCMQVCKFGAFGVCDEN, from the coding sequence ATGGACAAGACTATTCTTTCGGGTAACGAAGCCTTTGCCCGCGGCGCCTTCGAGGCCGGCGTCAAGGTCGCCTCGGCCTATCCCGGCACGCCCAGCACGGAAATCCTGGAAAACATCGCCCATCATTACCCCAGCATCGACTCTTCCTGGGCACCCAACGAAAAGGTGTCCCTGGAAGTGGCCATCGGCGCCAGCTTCGGCGGCGCGCGCGCCCTGTGCACCATGAAGCATGTGGGCGTCAACGTGGCGGCCGATCCCCTGTTTACTCTCTCCTACACGGGGGTGCGCGGCGGGCTGGTGCTGATCGTGGCCGATGACCCGGAACTGCATTCGTCGCAGAACGAACAGGACAGCCGTCATTATGCGCGCTTTGCCAAGGTGCCCATGTTCGAGCCCTCCGACAGCGAGGAGGCGCGCGCCTTCACCCGTCTGGCCTTCGAGGCGAGCGAGCAGTTCGATACGCCGGTCATGGTGCGCTCCACCACGCGCATTTCCCATTCCAAATCCATCGTTTATCCTCAGGCGCCGGTGGAAGGCCTGCCCGCGCCCAGTCTTGCGCGCGATCCGGCCAAGCTGGTGATGCTGCCCGGTAATGCCCGCAAGCGTCACTACTTTGTCGAGGAGCGCTTGGCGAAAATGGCCGAGTGGTCCTGCGCGCAGGCTTTCAATCGCATCGAGAAAGGCAAGGGCGATGTCGGGGTGATCACCGCCGGCGTGGCCTATCAGTACGCCAAGGAAGTGCTGCCCGAGGCCCATGTGCTCAAGATCGGCCTGGTGCATCCCCTGCCCAAGCAGTTGATTCGGGACTTCGCGGCGCGTTGCAAGACCCTTTACGTCATCGAGGAACTCGACCCCTTCATCGAGGAGCAGGTGCGCGCCATGGGCATCGCGGTGCACGGCAAGGATCAACTCCCGATCTGCGGAGAGTTGACTCCCGGCCGCGTGGCCGCCGGTCTGCTCAAGAAAGAAATCCCCCAGGGCCACACCCCCAGCGAAACCCTGCCGCAGCGTCCGCCCAACATGTGTCCCGGCTGCCCGCATCGCGGGGTGTTCTATCAGCTCAACCGCCTCAAGGCCTACGTCACCGGCGATATCGGCTGCTACACCCTGGGCTTCATGCCGCCGCTCTCGGCCATGGACACCTGCGTTTGCATGGGCGCGAGCATCGGCAATGCCACCGGCATCAGCAAGGTTCTGCCTCCCGAAGATCAGAAGAAGGTGGTCGCGGTCATCGGCGATTCGACCTTTCTGCACACGGGCATCAACGGCCTGATCGACATGGTCTACAACGGCTCCACCGCCACGGTGATCATTCTCGACAACAGCACCACCGGCATGACCGGTCGCCAGGATCATCCCGGCACCGGCTACAGCCTCAAGGGCGATCCGAGTTATCAGGTCGATCTTGAAGCCTTGTGCCGCTCGGTGGGAGTCAAGCATGTCTATACCATCGACCCCTACGGGCTGGAGGAGACACGCGAGCTCATCAAGCGCGAGATGGAGCGTCCCGAGACCTCGGTCATCATCACCCGCCGCGCCTGCATGCTGCACAAGCGCGATCTCATCCAGCGAAAACCGCCGCTGTTCGTCGATGCCGACAAGTGCACCGCCTGCAAGGCTTGCCTCAAGCTCGGCTGCCCGGCGATCAAATGGAATCCCTCGGCAGGAACCAAGGGGCAGGCGGAGATCGACAAGCTGATCTGCGTGGGCTGTGAAGTGTGCATGCAGGTGTGTAAATTCGGCGCGTTCGGAGTTTGCGATGAAAACTAA
- a CDS encoding OmpA family protein, producing the protein MRTAAVMLLVSGILALGLMFPAPCRAVPTQFGASGLLTQPSAETLDAGNLSFGLWLDHSDGDGGTATIVPAALTLGLGSFLEVYGSYPNLLFNDDDQQSGKGDVALGFKSRILGKRSSPFRLALDIQGRRSVSDQPGRDGINSYLGRVIASYRPERFGVHANVGYQINDDPAGAAFDDQIIAGGGIEFYPNPRARLIAEVSYATEKQAGQEEEGEATVGVQYFASPHLTLNLGVGFGLYDASPGWRVLLGMSTTQGVGTYFTPVPRVIQPPDPLEVKEEEAAGPIPLIRPLSPLLAAQARPRALTGAEKLEVPVAPPGQAAEVVLSRAERLPLEDSPAVRTRAFSAVAPMSDAEPEPMAEQAGLADADDKGGDASIQTQVVRKFRLPVLTFEFDQWSLTEEGRKAIADILESLREDGRRFLLRIDGHTDNVGSEQYNARLSLRRAISVGAHIVNHEGIDPARIFVKGFGQEQPIADNDSAEGRAANRRVEILVLVPKESSR; encoded by the coding sequence ATGAGAACCGCCGCCGTCATGTTGCTTGTATCCGGCATCCTGGCCTTGGGGCTGATGTTTCCCGCCCCCTGTCGAGCGGTTCCAACACAATTCGGGGCCAGTGGCCTGTTGACCCAGCCGAGCGCCGAAACCCTGGATGCCGGCAATCTCAGTTTCGGTTTGTGGCTGGATCATTCCGATGGTGACGGCGGCACGGCGACTATCGTTCCCGCGGCCCTGACCCTGGGCCTGGGATCCTTTCTTGAAGTCTACGGTTCCTATCCCAACCTGCTGTTCAACGACGATGACCAGCAAAGCGGCAAGGGCGATGTGGCCCTTGGCTTCAAATCGCGTATTCTCGGCAAGCGTTCTTCTCCCTTCAGGCTGGCTCTCGATATCCAGGGACGCCGCTCGGTGTCGGATCAGCCCGGGCGCGACGGCATCAACAGCTATCTGGGGCGGGTGATCGCCAGCTATCGACCCGAGCGTTTCGGCGTTCACGCCAATGTCGGCTATCAGATCAACGATGATCCCGCCGGCGCCGCTTTCGACGACCAGATCATCGCCGGCGGGGGCATCGAGTTCTATCCGAACCCGCGGGCGCGTCTCATCGCCGAGGTCAGCTACGCCACGGAGAAGCAGGCAGGGCAGGAGGAGGAAGGCGAGGCGACGGTCGGCGTCCAGTATTTCGCCTCTCCGCATCTGACTCTCAATCTCGGCGTGGGCTTTGGTCTTTATGACGCCAGTCCGGGCTGGCGGGTTCTGCTCGGCATGTCGACCACCCAGGGCGTCGGCACCTATTTCACCCCCGTGCCTCGCGTGATCCAGCCTCCCGATCCCCTCGAAGTCAAGGAAGAGGAAGCCGCCGGCCCCATCCCCCTGATTCGTCCGCTCTCGCCCCTGCTTGCCGCCCAGGCCCGGCCGCGCGCCTTGACCGGCGCGGAAAAACTCGAGGTGCCCGTTGCGCCGCCGGGGCAGGCCGCGGAGGTCGTGCTGAGCCGCGCCGAACGCCTGCCCCTGGAGGATTCACCCGCGGTTCGCACCCGCGCTTTCAGCGCCGTTGCGCCCATGAGCGACGCGGAACCCGAACCGATGGCGGAGCAAGCCGGCCTCGCCGACGCTGATGACAAGGGCGGCGATGCCTCCATCCAAACCCAGGTGGTCCGAAAATTTCGCTTGCCCGTGCTGACCTTCGAATTTGACCAATGGAGCCTCACGGAAGAAGGGCGCAAGGCGATCGCCGACATCCTCGAAAGTCTGCGCGAGGATGGCCGTCGGTTTTTGCTGCGTATCGACGGACATACGGACAATGTGGGTTCTGAACAGTACAACGCGCGCCTTTCACTGCGGCGGGCCATTTCCGTGGGCGCCCACATCGTCAATCATGAAGGAATCGATCCGGCGAGAATTTTCGTCAAAGGTTTCGGCCAGGAACAGCCCATTGCCGACAACGACTCGGCGGAAGGGCGCGCCGCCAACCGTCGAGTCGAAATTCTGGTGCTGGTGCCCAAGGAGTCCTCCCGGTGA
- a CDS encoding tetratricopeptide repeat protein, translating into MVFSRLFGRKSSLDQVRAAVRDNRWADALRIGETIDPQGLAAAEQAELERLVTESGDCLARLNLEEGEAFRRAGDEAKGREHLELALMQARDGQLRQRIEETLGKESAAVLPAAPAFASAHCGSGGCGGGAGLAPAAVDLEDLDEETRFELTLSSYPAELAQRYQAIDPEFRKAFLAAHEGHDAEAVELYALVAEEARDDLFFFERGSLLARCGDFSGARRDLNLALQMNSAHEQALEALITQELSQGGFDEAKKQALRGLETGTARAFCLGRLAFIHAREGDAEQALGFARQALQAGRPELDVLLLAASLHERRGELGEAEALLSATGGGGCKGGSSAYLGEFWLRHGRHLDKALDAFNQAARQEPDNPRWALRIGETYLARGWKKEGQALIEQALAHPDLPLELKESGRKLISLT; encoded by the coding sequence ATGGTTTTTTCTCGCTTATTCGGTCGCAAAAGTTCTCTCGACCAGGTGCGCGCCGCCGTGCGCGACAACCGCTGGGCAGATGCCCTGCGCATCGGCGAAACCATCGATCCGCAAGGCCTTGCCGCGGCTGAACAGGCGGAACTCGAGCGGCTCGTCACCGAGTCGGGCGATTGTCTGGCGCGGCTCAACCTGGAAGAAGGCGAGGCATTTCGCCGCGCCGGCGATGAGGCCAAGGGACGTGAACATCTCGAACTGGCGCTGATGCAGGCGCGCGACGGCCAATTGCGCCAACGCATCGAGGAAACGCTCGGAAAAGAGTCTGCCGCGGTGCTCCCCGCGGCCCCTGCTTTCGCATCGGCTCACTGCGGCAGCGGAGGCTGCGGCGGCGGCGCGGGACTTGCCCCGGCCGCCGTCGATCTGGAAGACCTCGACGAGGAGACCCGCTTTGAGCTGACCCTGAGTTCTTACCCTGCGGAATTGGCGCAGCGTTATCAGGCGATCGACCCTGAGTTTCGCAAGGCGTTTCTCGCCGCACACGAAGGGCATGATGCCGAGGCGGTCGAACTTTACGCGCTGGTTGCCGAGGAGGCGCGTGACGATCTGTTCTTTTTCGAACGGGGCAGTCTTTTGGCCCGCTGCGGTGATTTTTCCGGGGCGCGCCGGGATTTGAACCTTGCCCTGCAGATGAATTCCGCCCATGAACAGGCGCTGGAGGCGCTCATCACCCAGGAGTTGTCCCAAGGTGGTTTCGATGAAGCGAAGAAGCAGGCGCTGCGTGGCCTTGAAACCGGAACCGCCCGTGCTTTTTGTCTGGGTCGGCTGGCGTTCATTCATGCGCGTGAAGGCGACGCCGAGCAGGCCCTGGGGTTTGCCCGCCAGGCTTTGCAAGCCGGGCGACCCGAACTGGATGTGCTGCTGCTGGCGGCCTCGCTGCACGAACGGCGTGGAGAACTCGGTGAGGCCGAAGCCCTGCTGAGCGCGACGGGCGGTGGTGGGTGCAAGGGCGGCTCCTCGGCTTATCTGGGAGAATTTTGGCTGCGTCACGGACGCCATCTCGACAAGGCCCTGGACGCTTTTAATCAAGCCGCGCGCCAGGAACCCGACAATCCGCGCTGGGCCCTGCGCATCGGGGAAACCTATCTGGCGCGGGGCTGGAAAAAGGAAGGCCAGGCCCTCATCGAACAGGCCCTGGCGCATCCCGATTTGCCGTTGGAACTCAAAGAATCAGGCCGAAAGCTGATCTCTCTTACCTAG
- a CDS encoding Na/Pi cotransporter family protein has protein sequence MSILLNEAFLFGLFGGLGLFLYGMKIMSEGLQKLAGERMRKILAALTNNRIMGTLVGIGVTTIIQSSSATTVMVVGFVNAGLMNLMQAIGVVLGANIGTTVTAQIIAFKITKYALPAIGFGVMLKLFCRKNRTYSYVGEALLGFGMLFFGLAIMRDAFDPFKTSEQFRNFFLLIGDNLLLGVLVGTIMTVIVQSSTAVIAITLALATSGLISFEASVALILGENIGTTVTANLAALGTNLAARRTALAHFLFNFIGVAYMLVLFPVFLQVITAITPGDPNLILQTQAQADAFGMRVGDNPYIARHIANTHTLFNVINTLIFLPIVGLLAKLTTVIIRGKDEVAEYHLKYIDTRVLNTPPIALGQARSETRRMGQICLEMVEETTLYLKDPNEKRLDTLVKKEEMVDLLQRDITNFLVALSQQPISSQTSKDIASLMHMVNDFERIGDYCEKIWLLAQRKQQQKIIFSEIADNDIADMAQKARDFLALIVSALDRGDVSVMEKAEFMERTINQTEETYRNGHIARLNTGECAVQPGLVFIDMLHSFEKIGDHTFNVTKALVGRK, from the coding sequence ATGTCCATTCTTCTCAATGAAGCCTTTCTCTTCGGGCTCTTCGGCGGTCTCGGTCTGTTTCTCTACGGCATGAAGATCATGTCGGAGGGCTTGCAGAAACTTGCCGGCGAACGCATGCGCAAGATTCTCGCCGCCCTCACCAACAACCGCATCATGGGAACCCTGGTCGGCATCGGCGTCACCACCATCATTCAGTCGTCGAGCGCCACCACCGTCATGGTCGTGGGTTTCGTCAATGCCGGTCTGATGAATCTCATGCAGGCCATCGGCGTGGTGCTGGGGGCCAACATCGGCACCACCGTCACGGCGCAGATCATCGCCTTCAAGATCACCAAGTACGCCCTGCCCGCAATCGGGTTCGGCGTCATGCTCAAGCTGTTCTGCCGTAAAAACCGTACCTATTCCTATGTGGGCGAGGCCCTGCTCGGCTTCGGCATGCTGTTCTTCGGCCTGGCCATCATGCGTGACGCCTTCGATCCCTTCAAGACCAGCGAACAGTTCCGTAATTTCTTTCTGCTCATCGGCGACAATCTGTTGCTCGGCGTGCTCGTCGGCACGATCATGACCGTCATCGTGCAGAGCAGCACCGCCGTCATCGCCATCACCCTGGCACTGGCCACCAGCGGCCTGATCAGCTTCGAGGCGAGCGTCGCCCTGATTCTCGGTGAAAACATCGGCACCACCGTCACCGCCAACCTGGCGGCCCTGGGCACCAACCTGGCGGCGCGGCGCACCGCCCTGGCGCATTTTCTCTTCAATTTCATCGGCGTGGCCTACATGCTGGTGCTCTTTCCCGTTTTTCTTCAGGTCATCACCGCCATCACCCCGGGCGATCCCAACCTGATTCTGCAGACCCAGGCCCAAGCCGATGCCTTCGGCATGCGCGTGGGTGACAATCCCTACATCGCACGCCACATCGCCAACACCCACACCCTGTTCAACGTCATCAACACCCTTATTTTTCTGCCCATCGTCGGCCTGCTCGCCAAGCTGACCACGGTCATCATTCGCGGCAAGGACGAAGTCGCCGAATACCATCTGAAATACATCGATACGCGCGTGCTCAACACGCCGCCCATCGCCCTCGGTCAGGCGCGTTCCGAAACCCGCCGCATGGGCCAGATCTGCCTGGAAATGGTGGAGGAGACGACACTCTATCTCAAGGATCCAAACGAGAAGAGGCTCGATACCCTGGTCAAGAAAGAAGAAATGGTCGATCTGCTGCAACGGGACATCACCAACTTCCTGGTGGCGCTCTCCCAGCAGCCCATTTCGTCCCAAACCTCAAAGGACATCGCCTCGCTCATGCACATGGTCAACGACTTTGAGCGCATTGGCGATTACTGCGAGAAGATCTGGCTGCTGGCGCAGCGCAAGCAGCAGCAGAAGATCATTTTCTCGGAGATCGCCGATAACGACATTGCCGACATGGCCCAAAAAGCTCGCGATTTTCTTGCACTGATCGTTTCGGCTTTGGATCGGGGCGATGTTTCCGTCATGGAAAAGGCCGAGTTCATGGAGCGCACCATCAACCAAACCGAGGAAACCTATCGCAACGGCCACATCGCGCGACTCAATACCGGCGAGTGCGCGGTGCAACCCGGACTGGTCTTCATCGACATGCTGCACAGCTTCGAGAAAATCGGCGATCACACCTTCAACGTGACCAAGGCCCTGGTCGGCCGCAAGTAG
- the bioB gene encoding biotin synthase BioB has product MIRMNNPLLSKIINDEPLSAADGLSILRARGAELTSILAGAHQLREKVFGDRIELCSIINAKSGKCSENCSFCAQSAHHDTNAPVYPLKSEEELVAGAHAAAAAGSHCYGIVTSGTSIAEGRERETILAALRRIRRETIIDPSASLGLLDDRMARELAEAGCVTYHHNLETARSFFPEICTTHDYEEDVETVRAAKRAGMKVCCGGIFGLGESLEQRVELALTLRELDVDSVPLNFLNPVTGTPLEGANHLSPLDCVRIIALYRYMLPSKRIAVCGGREHNLREFQSWIFMAGASGTMVGNYLTTTGRDVKIDLQMFADAEVRIDVC; this is encoded by the coding sequence GTGATTCGCATGAACAACCCTTTGTTGAGTAAAATCATCAACGATGAGCCCTTGAGCGCCGCCGACGGCCTGAGCATTTTGCGGGCGCGCGGCGCCGAATTGACCAGCATTCTGGCGGGCGCCCACCAACTTCGGGAAAAAGTTTTCGGCGACCGCATCGAGCTCTGTTCCATCATCAATGCCAAATCAGGCAAATGCAGCGAGAATTGCAGTTTTTGCGCTCAATCGGCGCACCACGACACCAACGCGCCGGTTTATCCCCTCAAGAGCGAGGAAGAACTGGTCGCCGGCGCTCACGCGGCCGCCGCCGCCGGCTCCCACTGCTACGGCATCGTGACCAGCGGTACCAGCATCGCCGAGGGCCGTGAGCGCGAGACGATTCTCGCGGCCCTGCGGCGCATTCGACGCGAAACGATCATCGATCCCTCGGCCTCCCTCGGCTTGCTCGACGATCGGATGGCTCGGGAACTGGCCGAGGCCGGGTGCGTGACCTACCACCACAACCTGGAAACCGCCCGCTCCTTTTTTCCCGAAATCTGCACCACCCATGATTACGAGGAAGACGTCGAAACGGTGCGCGCGGCCAAACGGGCCGGCATGAAAGTCTGCTGCGGCGGCATTTTCGGTCTGGGCGAAAGTCTGGAGCAGCGCGTCGAACTGGCTCTGACCCTGCGCGAACTCGATGTGGATTCGGTCCCCTTGAATTTTCTCAATCCCGTGACGGGAACGCCCTTGGAGGGCGCGAATCATCTGAGCCCGCTGGACTGCGTGCGCATCATCGCCCTGTATCGCTACATGCTGCCGAGCAAGCGCATCGCCGTCTGCGGGGGCCGCGAGCACAACCTGCGCGAATTTCAATCGTGGATTTTCATGGCCGGCGCCAGCGGCACCATGGTGGGCAATTACCTCACCACCACCGGCCGGGATGTAAAAATCGATCTGCAAATGTTTGCCGACGCCGAGGTGCGCATCGATGTCTGCTGA
- a CDS encoding HU family DNA-binding protein, with the protein MNKSELVEKLASKKNLTYKKSEEIVNLIFNSMTDALIKSDRIEIRGFGSFVVKDYKDYMGRNPKTGEVIHVKPKKLPFFKVGKELRERVNKSH; encoded by the coding sequence ATGAACAAGTCTGAACTGGTGGAGAAGCTGGCCAGCAAAAAAAACCTGACGTACAAGAAGTCCGAGGAAATCGTCAATCTGATCTTCAATTCGATGACGGACGCCCTCATCAAGAGCGATCGCATCGAAATCCGCGGCTTCGGCAGTTTCGTCGTCAAGGATTACAAGGATTACATGGGACGCAATCCCAAGACCGGCGAAGTGATTCACGTCAAGCCCAAGAAGCTGCCGTTCTTCAAGGTCGGCAAGGAATTGCGCGAGCGCGTGAACAAAAGTCATTAA
- a CDS encoding helix-turn-helix domain-containing protein: MVKQLIGKKLKATRLRNDMTIQELAKKSRVSSNMISRIERGLTIPSVEILMKLAEAFGMSISFFVEEAERGTLIVPTIQRKGEPIFFFEDKHQITSLTHGIRDPGFSVFCDTLEEGCSSGQGGMVHTGEEFAYVLKGKMQFVIDGQNYVLEEGDSIVFKASLPHRWDNLHAGQTEILWVVSPAPNVSQ, translated from the coding sequence ATGGTGAAACAGCTGATCGGCAAAAAGCTCAAGGCCACGCGCCTGCGCAATGACATGACCATTCAGGAACTGGCAAAAAAATCGCGGGTTTCGTCCAACATGATTTCCCGTATCGAACGCGGCCTGACCATCCCTTCCGTGGAAATCCTCATGAAGCTGGCCGAGGCTTTCGGCATGAGCATCAGCTTTTTCGTGGAAGAAGCCGAACGCGGCACCCTGATCGTTCCCACCATCCAGCGCAAAGGCGAACCGATCTTTTTTTTCGAGGACAAGCATCAGATCACCAGCCTCACCCATGGCATCCGTGACCCTGGTTTCAGCGTGTTTTGCGACACCCTGGAAGAGGGTTGCAGCAGCGGGCAGGGCGGCATGGTGCATACCGGGGAAGAGTTCGCCTATGTTCTCAAGGGCAAGATGCAGTTTGTCATTGACGGGCAGAATTACGTGCTGGAAGAGGGAGACTCCATCGTTTTCAAGGCGTCCCTGCCGCACCGCTGGGACAATCTGCATGCCGGACAGACGGAAATCCTCTGGGTGGTGTCTCCCGCGCCCAACGTCTCCCAGTAA
- a CDS encoding indolepyruvate oxidoreductase subunit beta: MKTKVQNILLVGVGGQGILLASEVLSEVLMLSGHDVKKAEVHGMAQRGGSVVSHVRYGEKVYSPIIPEGEADILFGFELLESYRYLPLLKKEGQVVASDLQIVPPGVALGKESYPEDIPAKIKAAFPRSRIVNAMALAQQAGNMRTVNTVLLGALSNLMDIPEGAWNQAMHNRVPAKFLEENLKAFALGRQA; the protein is encoded by the coding sequence ATGAAAACTAAGGTACAAAACATTCTATTGGTCGGTGTTGGGGGGCAGGGCATCCTGCTCGCCAGCGAAGTTCTCTCCGAAGTGCTCATGCTGAGCGGCCACGACGTGAAAAAGGCCGAAGTCCACGGCATGGCCCAACGAGGCGGCAGCGTCGTTTCCCATGTGCGCTATGGGGAAAAGGTCTATTCGCCCATCATTCCCGAGGGCGAGGCGGACATTCTCTTCGGGTTCGAGTTGCTCGAATCCTACCGCTATCTGCCGCTGCTCAAGAAAGAGGGCCAGGTGGTCGCCAGCGACCTGCAAATCGTGCCGCCCGGCGTGGCGCTCGGCAAGGAAAGCTACCCCGAGGACATCCCGGCCAAAATCAAGGCCGCCTTCCCGCGCAGCCGCATCGTCAATGCCATGGCCCTTGCCCAGCAGGCCGGCAACATGCGCACCGTCAACACCGTACTGCTCGGGGCCTTGTCCAACCTGATGGACATCCCCGAGGGTGCCTGGAATCAGGCCATGCACAACCGGGTTCCCGCGAAGTTTCTCGAGGAGAACCTCAAGGCCTTCGCCCTGGGACGTCAAGCTTGA
- a CDS encoding helix-turn-helix domain-containing protein gives MRIKKIVGKKLKAIRLKNDMTIQELAEKSGVSSNMISRVERGLTIPSVEILMKLAGVFDKSINYFVEEVSTTHEVVFTRPGQRDTTVYDDEHNMHTESFTSGLRDPQFMSFFCTVPPGGTSGRQHMYHPGDELIFMIEGRLKVTIAGEEYVLTPGDSLSFKSHLPHRWDNISDQDAKVLWTLSPFTII, from the coding sequence ATGCGCATTAAAAAAATCGTCGGCAAGAAACTCAAGGCCATTCGCCTCAAAAACGATATGACCATTCAGGAACTGGCGGAAAAATCGGGTGTTTCCTCCAACATGATCAGCCGCGTGGAACGCGGTCTGACCATTCCGTCGGTGGAGATCCTGATGAAGCTCGCCGGAGTGTTCGACAAGAGCATCAACTATTTCGTCGAAGAGGTCAGCACCACCCACGAAGTGGTGTTTACCCGACCGGGGCAGCGCGATACCACGGTTTACGACGATGAACACAACATGCACACCGAATCCTTCACCTCGGGCCTGCGTGATCCCCAATTCATGTCGTTTTTTTGTACCGTGCCGCCGGGGGGCACCAGCGGTCGCCAGCATATGTATCACCCCGGCGATGAACTCATCTTCATGATCGAAGGTCGCCTCAAGGTCACCATCGCCGGGGAGGAATATGTGCTGACCCCCGGCGACAGTCTCTCTTTCAAGTCGCATCTGCCTCATCGCTGGGATAATATCAGCGATCAGGATGCCAAGGTGCTCTGGACGCTTTCTCCCTTTACGATTATCTGA
- a CDS encoding Crp/Fnr family transcriptional regulator, which translates to MLKGLDEGELTLLAETLVPRQMIEGTTVFIENMPGESLYLIQQGAVQISRMTPEGEERTLLILGPENVFGELAVITPGQRPVTARIVEAASLLNLTRKDFDQLCERHPRLGMKLMRNIVRVFSERVRAAEEDFHEMLRIVLGKAPHHAGGQ; encoded by the coding sequence TTGCTCAAGGGCCTCGACGAGGGGGAGCTGACCTTGCTGGCGGAAACTCTTGTGCCGCGGCAAATGATCGAGGGCACGACGGTTTTTATTGAAAACATGCCCGGGGAATCTCTCTATCTGATTCAACAGGGGGCCGTGCAGATTTCGCGCATGACGCCCGAGGGCGAGGAACGTACCCTGCTGATACTCGGGCCGGAAAATGTTTTCGGCGAACTGGCCGTCATCACCCCGGGCCAGCGGCCCGTGACGGCGCGTATCGTCGAGGCGGCCTCGCTGTTGAACCTGACCCGCAAGGATTTCGATCAGCTCTGCGAGCGTCATCCGCGTCTGGGTATGAAACTGATGCGCAACATCGTGCGGGTATTCAGCGAACGGGTGCGTGCGGCGGAAGAAGACTTTCATGAAATGCTGCGGATTGTTCTGGGCAAAGCTCCCCATCATGCCGGAGGTCAATGA